The following are encoded in a window of Ranitomeya variabilis isolate aRanVar5 chromosome 6, aRanVar5.hap1, whole genome shotgun sequence genomic DNA:
- the LOC143781183 gene encoding uncharacterized protein LOC143781183, with product MTTQTFAFDESTATRILSKVTNPGDFLKVPAHEIRTRDYEKERRKLMSYDLHSITLAEYYRQSRIPRGLRCHLRPTIFSDNPDYCEKFKQILNKCSLDIILLTIDSLYTAISETEKKVSAIEEQLTSTLSTTDWQTLKSKTDKIIEDNRKSLQEKKRAKFQRDSDDYQQDRVYRWNNSPSGGYRRGNYGNRRTDSYSSDSEGSTSSHQQARFLSGRQPRRYNPRTTGGDRPGGATTTAPERMTTRSQTH from the exons ATGACAACCCAGACCTTTGCATTCGATGAATCAACGGCTACAAGAATCCTTTCTAAGGTCACGAACCCGGGCGATTTTCTAAAAGTTCCCGCCCACGAAATTAGAACCAGAGATTACGAAAAAGAACGAAGAAAACTGATGTCCTATGACCTGCACTCTATTACTTTGGCAGAGTATTACAGGCAGAGCAGGATACCTAGGGGGCTCCGATGCCATCTGCGCCCCACGATTTTCTCAGATAACCCGGATTATTGTGAAAAATTTAAACAGATACTGAATAAATGCTCACTGGATATCATCCTATTAACTATTGACTCTCTTTATACAGCAATCAGTGAAACTGAGAAAAAGGTGTCCGCGATTGAAGAACAGCTAACTTCCACTTTATCTACCACAGATTGGCAAACCTTGAAAAGCAAAACCGACAAAATCATCGAAGACAACCGAAAGAGTCTACAAGAGAAGAAGAGAGCAAAGTTTCAGAGGGATTCGGACGATTACCAACAGGACCGTGTGTATAGATGGAACAATTCACCAAGCGGGGGCTACAGACGTGGAAACTATGGCAACAGAAGAACAGATTCCTACAGTTCAGACAGCGAAGGATCCACCAGCAGCCATCAACAGGCTCGTTTTTTATCAGGACGTCAGCCCAGGAGATACAACCCTCGAACGACAGGAGGAGACCGACCAGGAGGGGCCACTACAACCGCTCCAGAACGAATGACAACACGATCACAG ACACACTGA